In Halostella litorea, a single window of DNA contains:
- a CDS encoding acyltransferase: MTDDDPPADGSRHDRVAAHPTPGAANSLRHWPDAKHPLRVALNYVVIVLARVSPSLRLKCWLLRRIGVTLGAGVSWGLESTPDVFWPELITVEDHAIVGYDATLLCHEFLQDEYRTGEVVVGERAMIGAGAVVLPGVRIGEGASVAANSLVTEDVPPGETVAGVPARPMSADS; encoded by the coding sequence GTGACAGACGACGACCCGCCGGCCGACGGCTCCCGCCACGACCGCGTCGCCGCCCACCCCACGCCGGGCGCGGCCAACTCCCTCCGGCACTGGCCCGACGCCAAACACCCCCTGCGGGTCGCGCTGAACTACGTCGTCATCGTCCTCGCCCGCGTCTCCCCGAGCCTCCGCCTGAAGTGCTGGCTCCTGCGGCGGATCGGCGTCACGCTGGGCGCGGGCGTCTCGTGGGGGCTGGAGTCGACGCCGGACGTGTTCTGGCCGGAACTGATCACCGTCGAGGACCACGCCATCGTCGGCTACGACGCGACGCTCCTGTGCCACGAGTTCCTGCAGGACGAGTACCGCACCGGCGAGGTGGTCGTCGGCGAGCGGGCGATGATCGGCGCGGGCGCGGTCGTCCTGCCCGGCGTCCGGATCGGCGAGGGCGCGAGCGTCGCCGCGAACTCGCTGGTCACGGAGGACGTGCCGCCGGGCGAGACGGTCGCCGGCGTCCCAGCGCGTCCGATGTCGGCCGACTCGTAG
- the purD gene encoding phosphoribosylamine--glycine ligase, translating into MTETVLLVGGGGREHAIARALAESDCDLYACAGNRNPGIARIAAGFEALETTDADAVVDYADRVDATLAVVGPETPLAAGVVDALEDAGVYAFGPKRAEARIETDKRFQREFMADNDIPGCPDFATFSDPEEAAAYIDDYDGDLAVKPTGLTGGKGVRVTGDQITKDEAKEYVRGSDYDEFVLEERLVGEEFTVQAFVANGDVRVTPAVQDHKRAYEDDEGPNTGGMGSYSDAIPQLPFMNETDYREAVRIIEAVVDALDGYRGVLYGQFMLGADGPKVVEFNARFGDPEAMNTLPVLETDFLDVLTAARDGDPLPELDFAERATVCKYAVPAGYPTDPEAGAPVTVDEASVADVDAPGEALLFYASVDARDDGVYTTTSRSFAVVGLGDDIAAAEETAEAALALAGEEGLRVRHDIGKPDLVQSRIDHVDELRGN; encoded by the coding sequence ATGACCGAGACCGTCCTGCTGGTCGGCGGCGGCGGCCGCGAGCACGCCATCGCCCGCGCGCTGGCCGAGTCGGACTGTGACCTGTACGCCTGCGCCGGCAACCGGAACCCGGGGATCGCGCGGATCGCCGCCGGGTTCGAGGCCCTGGAGACGACCGACGCGGACGCCGTCGTCGACTACGCCGATCGCGTCGACGCGACGCTCGCGGTGGTCGGCCCGGAGACGCCGCTGGCCGCCGGCGTCGTCGACGCACTGGAGGACGCCGGTGTGTACGCATTCGGCCCGAAGCGGGCCGAGGCCCGCATCGAGACGGACAAGCGGTTCCAGCGGGAGTTCATGGCGGACAACGACATCCCCGGCTGCCCGGACTTCGCGACGTTTTCCGACCCCGAGGAAGCGGCCGCGTACATCGACGACTACGACGGCGACCTCGCGGTGAAGCCGACGGGGCTGACCGGCGGCAAGGGCGTCCGCGTCACGGGCGACCAGATCACGAAGGACGAGGCCAAGGAGTACGTCCGCGGGAGCGACTACGACGAGTTCGTGCTGGAGGAACGCCTCGTCGGCGAGGAGTTCACCGTGCAGGCGTTCGTCGCCAACGGCGACGTGCGCGTCACGCCGGCCGTGCAGGACCACAAGCGCGCCTATGAGGACGACGAGGGGCCGAACACCGGCGGCATGGGCAGTTACAGCGACGCAATCCCGCAGTTGCCGTTCATGAACGAGACCGACTACCGCGAGGCGGTCCGGATCATCGAGGCCGTGGTCGACGCGCTCGACGGCTACCGCGGCGTCCTCTACGGCCAGTTCATGCTCGGCGCGGACGGGCCGAAGGTCGTCGAGTTCAACGCCCGCTTCGGCGACCCCGAGGCGATGAACACGCTCCCCGTCCTCGAAACCGACTTCCTCGACGTGCTGACCGCGGCCCGCGACGGCGACCCCCTGCCCGAACTCGACTTCGCCGAGCGGGCGACCGTCTGCAAGTACGCCGTCCCCGCGGGCTACCCGACCGACCCCGAGGCGGGCGCGCCGGTGACCGTCGACGAGGCGAGCGTCGCCGACGTGGACGCCCCCGGCGAGGCGCTGCTGTTCTACGCCTCGGTCGACGCCCGCGACGACGGCGTGTACACCACGACCTCACGGTCCTTTGCGGTCGTGGGGCTGGGCGACGACATCGCCGCGGCCGAGGAGACCGCGGAGGCGGCGCTCGCGCTCGCCGGCGAGGAGGGCCTGCGCGTCCGCCACGACATCGGCAAGCCCGACCTCGTCCAGTCGCGGATCGACCACGTGGACGAACTGCGCGGGAACTGA
- a CDS encoding DUF7522 family protein, whose translation MGDLITDDFAEELTGACRAAVGDSLRAVVYFTPDDHEVAYVRSDLYGDDEELLHRVQSEFVESERLGFDSQETYRSLATQAGTEPELGQYGFTMRVFDRGYLSRVIVDDRGVFMTTDGLDIDGFRELAVTLRKLLAEPE comes from the coding sequence ATGGGGGACCTGATCACCGACGACTTCGCGGAGGAACTGACCGGCGCGTGCCGGGCGGCGGTGGGGGACTCGCTCCGCGCGGTTGTCTACTTCACGCCCGACGACCACGAGGTGGCGTACGTCCGGAGCGACCTGTACGGCGATGACGAGGAACTGCTCCACCGCGTCCAGTCGGAGTTCGTCGAGAGCGAGCGGCTGGGGTTCGACTCGCAGGAGACGTACCGCTCGCTCGCCACGCAGGCGGGGACGGAGCCAGAACTCGGCCAGTACGGCTTCACCATGCGCGTGTTCGACCGGGGGTATCTGAGCCGCGTCATCGTCGACGACCGCGGCGTGTTCATGACGACCGACGGGCTCGACATCGACGGGTTCCGCGAACTGGCGGTGACCCTGCGGAAGCTGTTGGCCGAGCCGGAGTAG
- a CDS encoding thioredoxin domain-containing protein has product MTAPTDRNRLDEEESPYLRQHADNPVNWQPWDEDALAAARERDVPIFLSVGYSACHWCHVMEEESFQDEGVAELLNEHFVPIKVDREERPDIDRIYQTVCQLVSGRGGWPLSAWLTPEGKPFYVGTYFPPEEKRGTPGFRNLLRNIADSWADGTDRPEMENRADQWTDAATDRLEATPGAGGDAPGSELLTDAADAVLRGSDRDHGGFGSGGPKFPQPGRIDLLLRAYDRTGRETYLEVARETLDAMAEGGMYDHVGGGFHRYATDREWTVPHFEKMLYDNAELPRVYLAGYQVTGDERYADVARETFAFVERELTHPEGGFYSTLDAQSAVPEGREHAAKDDEQEEGAFYVWTPAEVRDALDAETADLVCDRYGITDAGNFEGGTTVLTADASVGELAETHGLEPDAVEERLDAADEELFDARADRPRPRRDEKVLAGWNGLMIGALAEAGLVLDEAYATRAADALSFVREHLWDEDAGRLARRYKSGDVKGDGYLEDYAFLARGAFVLYEATGDPDHLGFALDLTRVIREEFWDPEAGTLYFTPESGEGLVTRPQELRDQSTPSSVGVAVDALLALDHFVPEESFADIAEAVVGTHGDEVRASPVEYVSLAMAADRLEAGGLELTVVADETPAAWRDRIGGEFVPNRVLSRRPPTDDGLAAWLDDLGLAEAPPIWANRARDGDEPTLYVCRAFTCSPPQTDVDAALEWAERLDPSSETE; this is encoded by the coding sequence ATGACCGCACCGACGGACCGCAACCGACTGGACGAGGAGGAAAGTCCCTATCTGCGCCAGCACGCCGACAACCCGGTGAACTGGCAGCCCTGGGACGAGGACGCGCTGGCGGCCGCGCGGGAGCGCGACGTCCCCATCTTCCTCTCCGTGGGCTACTCGGCCTGCCACTGGTGTCACGTGATGGAGGAGGAGAGCTTCCAGGACGAGGGCGTCGCGGAACTGCTCAACGAGCACTTCGTCCCGATCAAGGTCGACCGCGAGGAGCGCCCGGACATAGACCGGATCTACCAGACGGTGTGCCAGCTCGTCAGCGGGCGGGGTGGCTGGCCGCTGTCGGCGTGGCTCACGCCGGAGGGGAAGCCGTTCTACGTCGGGACGTACTTCCCGCCCGAGGAGAAACGCGGGACGCCCGGCTTCAGGAACCTGCTCCGCAACATCGCCGACTCCTGGGCGGACGGGACGGACCGCCCGGAGATGGAGAACCGCGCCGACCAGTGGACCGACGCCGCCACCGACCGGCTGGAGGCCACGCCGGGCGCGGGCGGCGACGCGCCGGGGAGCGAACTGCTGACGGACGCGGCCGACGCCGTCCTCCGGGGGTCGGACCGCGACCACGGCGGCTTCGGCTCGGGCGGCCCGAAGTTCCCGCAGCCGGGCCGGATCGACCTGCTGCTCCGGGCGTACGACCGCACCGGCCGGGAGACGTATCTGGAAGTCGCCCGGGAGACGCTGGACGCGATGGCCGAGGGCGGGATGTACGACCACGTCGGCGGCGGGTTCCACCGCTACGCGACCGACCGCGAGTGGACGGTACCCCACTTCGAGAAGATGCTGTACGACAACGCGGAACTGCCCCGCGTCTACCTCGCCGGCTACCAGGTGACCGGCGACGAGCGCTACGCCGACGTGGCCCGCGAGACGTTCGCCTTCGTCGAGCGCGAACTGACCCACCCCGAGGGCGGCTTCTACAGCACGCTCGACGCCCAGAGCGCAGTGCCCGAGGGCCGCGAACACGCCGCCAAGGACGACGAGCAGGAGGAGGGCGCGTTCTACGTCTGGACCCCCGCGGAGGTCCGAGACGCGCTGGACGCGGAGACGGCTGACCTCGTCTGTGACCGCTACGGGATCACCGACGCGGGCAACTTCGAGGGCGGCACGACCGTCCTGACCGCCGACGCGAGCGTCGGGGAACTGGCCGAGACGCACGGCCTGGAGCCCGACGCCGTCGAGGAGCGCCTCGACGCCGCCGACGAGGAACTGTTCGACGCCCGCGCCGACCGGCCGCGCCCGCGCCGCGACGAGAAGGTGCTCGCGGGCTGGAACGGCCTGATGATCGGCGCGCTCGCCGAGGCCGGTCTCGTGCTCGACGAGGCGTACGCGACGCGGGCCGCGGACGCGCTCTCGTTCGTCCGGGAACACCTCTGGGACGAGGACGCGGGGCGGCTGGCCCGACGGTACAAATCGGGCGACGTGAAGGGCGACGGCTACCTGGAGGACTACGCCTTCCTCGCCCGCGGCGCGTTCGTGCTGTACGAGGCGACCGGGGACCCCGACCATCTCGGGTTCGCGCTGGACCTGACCCGGGTGATCCGCGAGGAGTTCTGGGACCCCGAGGCCGGGACGCTTTACTTCACGCCCGAGAGCGGCGAGGGGCTGGTGACCCGCCCCCAGGAGCTGCGGGACCAGTCGACGCCGTCGAGCGTCGGCGTCGCCGTCGACGCGCTGCTGGCGCTGGACCACTTCGTCCCGGAGGAGTCGTTCGCGGACATCGCGGAGGCGGTCGTCGGCACCCACGGCGACGAGGTCCGGGCCAGCCCCGTCGAGTACGTCTCGCTGGCGATGGCGGCCGACCGGCTGGAGGCGGGCGGCCTCGAACTCACCGTCGTCGCCGACGAAACGCCCGCGGCGTGGCGCGACCGGATCGGCGGGGAGTTCGTGCCGAACCGCGTGCTCTCGCGGCGGCCGCCGACCGACGACGGGCTGGCGGCGTGGCTGGACGACCTGGGGCTGGCGGAAGCCCCGCCGATCTGGGCCAACCGGGCGCGCGACGGGGACGAGCCGACGCTGTACGTCTGTCGTGCGTTCACGTGCTCGCCGCCCCAGACCGACGTGGACGCGGCGCTGGAGTGGGCGGAACGGCTCGACCCGTCGAGCGAAACGGAGTGA
- a CDS encoding thioredoxin family protein, whose protein sequence is MTLDTMEPTPTWDGTAYEDTVDVLAAHDDLTYKVWGGDWCKDCRAVLPDFAAALSAAGVPEDRIEHYPVEREDGEKVGPKVEEYGIELIPTIIVERDGEEVARFVEEADRPAAVLIAEQLEDLEATA, encoded by the coding sequence ATGACTCTCGACACGATGGAGCCCACCCCGACCTGGGACGGGACCGCCTACGAGGACACCGTCGACGTACTGGCCGCCCACGACGACCTGACGTACAAGGTGTGGGGCGGCGACTGGTGCAAGGACTGCCGCGCCGTCCTCCCGGACTTCGCCGCCGCGCTCTCCGCCGCGGGCGTCCCCGAGGACCGGATCGAACACTACCCCGTCGAGCGCGAGGACGGGGAGAAGGTCGGTCCGAAGGTCGAGGAGTACGGCATCGAACTCATCCCGACCATCATCGTCGAGCGCGACGGCGAGGAGGTCGCCCGCTTCGTCGAGGAGGCCGACCGCCCCGCCGCCGTGCTCATCGCCGAACAGCTAGAGGACCTCGAAGCGACGGCCTGA
- a CDS encoding PLP-dependent cysteine synthase family protein → MKGSILDTIGSPLVQVASPEGATVAAKVESFNPGGSAKDRPALAMIRAAEREGAIAPGDRLVEPTSGNTGIGLALVAAARGYDLTIVMPASKSEERRRLMKAYGADLELVDGEMERARERADELVAETGAVQLGQFENPANPEAHYRTTGEEIVEQVGDREVDALVAGVGTGGTLSGTARRLREEFPGMDVVAVEPARNAVLSTGESGDDDFQGMGPGFVSENLDTSLIDDVETVRVEDAEAECRRLAREEGILVGQSSGATSLAAKRVAERLAAPELDCPPAPAGAGGVEPDGGDAAGYDDCPLVVTVFWDSGERYLSTGMFD, encoded by the coding sequence ATGAAAGGGAGCATTCTGGACACGATCGGCTCGCCCCTCGTGCAGGTGGCGTCGCCCGAGGGGGCGACCGTCGCCGCGAAGGTCGAGTCGTTCAACCCGGGCGGGTCGGCCAAGGACCGGCCGGCGCTGGCGATGATCCGGGCCGCGGAGCGCGAGGGGGCGATAGCGCCGGGCGACCGGCTGGTCGAGCCGACGAGCGGGAACACCGGGATCGGGCTGGCGCTCGTCGCCGCCGCGCGGGGGTACGACCTGACCATCGTGATGCCGGCCTCGAAGTCCGAGGAGCGCCGGCGGCTGATGAAGGCCTACGGGGCGGACCTGGAACTCGTCGACGGCGAGATGGAGCGGGCCCGCGAGCGGGCCGACGAGCTAGTCGCCGAGACCGGCGCGGTCCAGCTCGGCCAGTTCGAGAACCCCGCGAACCCGGAGGCCCACTACCGGACGACCGGCGAGGAGATAGTCGAGCAGGTCGGCGACCGCGAGGTGGACGCGCTGGTCGCCGGCGTCGGCACGGGCGGCACGCTGTCGGGCACCGCCCGCAGGCTCCGCGAGGAGTTCCCCGGAATGGACGTCGTCGCCGTCGAGCCCGCGCGCAACGCCGTCCTCTCGACCGGGGAGTCGGGCGACGACGACTTCCAGGGGATGGGGCCGGGCTTCGTCAGCGAAAACCTCGACACGAGCCTGATCGACGACGTGGAGACCGTCCGCGTCGAGGACGCCGAGGCCGAGTGTCGCCGCCTCGCCCGCGAGGAGGGCATCCTCGTGGGCCAGTCCAGCGGCGCGACCAGCCTCGCCGCGAAGCGCGTCGCCGAGCGGCTCGCCGCCCCCGAACTCGACTGCCCGCCCGCGCCGGCCGGGGCGGGGGGCGTCGAGCCGGACGGCGGGGACGCGGCCGGCTACGACGACTGCCCGCTGGTCGTCACCGTCTTCTGGGACAGCGGGGAGCGCTACCTCTCGACGGGGATGTTCGACTGA
- a CDS encoding zinc ribbon domain-containing protein: MRTERIRREVDEALRAGWTIEDESSERVVLVKRSYGSLGVHAVIAVLTAWWSFGVVNAVYAGYMYLNDSSRRVLWESDRSCPNCGTRAAADAEYCSNCGEDLPTDADSPRNCPDCGVVLGADARYCRNCGTEVAA; this comes from the coding sequence ATGCGAACCGAACGGATCCGGCGGGAGGTAGACGAGGCGCTCCGGGCCGGCTGGACCATCGAGGACGAGTCGTCGGAGCGGGTCGTCCTCGTCAAGCGGAGCTACGGAAGCCTCGGGGTCCACGCCGTCATCGCCGTGCTGACCGCGTGGTGGTCGTTCGGCGTCGTCAACGCCGTGTACGCCGGCTACATGTACCTCAACGACTCCAGCCGGCGAGTGCTGTGGGAGTCCGACCGGTCCTGTCCGAACTGCGGCACCCGCGCCGCCGCGGACGCCGAGTACTGCAGCAACTGCGGCGAGGACCTCCCGACCGACGCCGACAGCCCCCGCAACTGCCCGGACTGCGGCGTCGTCCTCGGGGCGGACGCGCGGTACTGCCGCAACTGCGGCACGGAGGTCGCCGCCTGA
- a CDS encoding DUF2103 domain-containing protein: MDCRHCGSPLERPGDYCLVCRTPNADAVVLDIARDRATVTMLDDEDVVASTTVTTTPEDGEETGVVELRNFAGRIADEVRRKRPDEVFAAGHREVLRATREQLHHEFYRVDGDDPVEAVRTRRGETALEVVDAAPAEKIGGTHSTLIGGRGGRKAVQTVAGHPHVKKIVPGPIDAGGTGSQSGVRAKATRADGNGNVRLLIRNGSSVQENRVVTTAGDRDTGERVREDLNDALGDADLQ; this comes from the coding sequence ATGGACTGTCGGCACTGCGGGTCCCCGCTGGAGCGACCGGGCGACTACTGCCTGGTCTGTCGGACCCCCAACGCCGACGCCGTCGTGCTGGACATCGCCCGGGACCGCGCGACGGTGACGATGCTGGACGACGAGGACGTGGTCGCCTCGACGACGGTCACCACCACCCCGGAGGACGGCGAGGAGACGGGCGTCGTCGAACTGCGGAACTTCGCCGGCCGGATCGCCGACGAGGTGCGGCGCAAGCGGCCCGACGAGGTGTTCGCGGCCGGCCACCGGGAGGTGCTGCGCGCGACCCGGGAGCAACTCCACCACGAGTTCTACCGCGTCGACGGCGACGACCCCGTGGAGGCGGTCCGCACCCGCCGGGGCGAGACGGCGCTGGAGGTCGTCGACGCCGCGCCGGCCGAGAAGATCGGCGGCACCCACTCGACGCTCATCGGCGGCCGCGGGGGGCGGAAGGCCGTCCAGACGGTCGCCGGGCACCCCCACGTCAAGAAAATCGTCCCCGGCCCCATCGACGCGGGCGGCACCGGATCGCAGTCGGGCGTGCGGGCGAAGGCGACCCGCGCGGACGGCAACGGCAACGTTCGCCTGCTGATCCGCAACGGATCCAGCGTGCAGGAGAACCGCGTCGTGACGACGGCCGGCGACCGCGACACCGGCGAGCGCGTCCGCGAGGACCTGAACGACGCGCTCGGCGACGCCGACCTGCAGTGA
- a CDS encoding 50S ribosomal protein L37ae yields MAEDGPRNTGSAGRFGARYGRVSRRRVSEIEADMNDDHACPDCGAEAVDRQGTGIWQCGKCGYKFAGGTYRPQTPGGRTVTRSIRAALGEEDE; encoded by the coding sequence ATGGCCGAAGACGGACCACGAAACACCGGCAGTGCCGGGCGGTTCGGGGCGCGCTACGGTCGCGTCTCCCGACGCCGCGTCTCCGAGATCGAGGCGGACATGAACGACGACCACGCCTGCCCCGACTGCGGCGCGGAGGCCGTCGACCGGCAGGGAACCGGGATCTGGCAGTGCGGCAAGTGCGGCTACAAGTTCGCCGGCGGTACCTACCGCCCGCAGACGCCGGGCGGCCGCACCGTCACCCGGTCGATCCGCGCGGCGCTGGGCGAAGAGGACGAATGA
- a CDS encoding DNA-directed RNA polymerase subunit P: MSYKCSRCKRDVELDEYGGVRCPYCGHRVLLKERSRDVKEVDVR, translated from the coding sequence ATGAGCTACAAGTGTTCCCGCTGTAAGCGCGACGTCGAACTCGACGAGTACGGCGGGGTCCGGTGTCCGTACTGCGGGCACCGGGTGCTGCTGAAGGAGCGGAGCCGCGACGTCAAGGAAGTCGACGTCCGCTGA
- a CDS encoding KEOPS complex subunit Pcc1: MPAFVHDATFTFDYDSAARARTVERSVRQEVGEIDGDRSAAAVSRDGATVTVTVEAADPVALRAGINTWLSLVDVAERVAAGQASSSRAASR, translated from the coding sequence GTGCCCGCGTTCGTCCACGACGCGACGTTCACGTTCGACTACGATTCTGCGGCACGCGCACGAACCGTCGAGCGCAGCGTCCGTCAGGAGGTGGGGGAGATAGACGGCGACCGGTCGGCCGCCGCGGTGTCGCGGGACGGGGCGACCGTGACCGTCACCGTCGAGGCGGCCGACCCGGTCGCGCTCAGGGCGGGGATAAACACCTGGCTCTCGCTGGTCGACGTGGCCGAGCGCGTCGCCGCGGGTCAGGCGTCGTCGTCCCGGGCCGCGTCGAGGTAG
- a CDS encoding DUF7344 domain-containing protein, whose protein sequence is MSGDFLSGGPAGDGPRGSFLRGDGSDPLTATTIFELLADRRRRAALYRLADADGPVRFDALVEAVVDWESAGLAPPRGHEERVATALHHSHLPQLADAGVVDYDESDGVVRYRGSETLERYLDAARDDDA, encoded by the coding sequence ATGTCTGGTGACTTTCTCTCGGGAGGTCCGGCCGGCGACGGTCCACGCGGGTCGTTCCTGCGGGGCGATGGGTCGGATCCCCTCACGGCCACCACTATCTTCGAACTCCTGGCGGACCGACGCCGCAGGGCCGCCCTCTACCGCCTCGCTGACGCCGACGGCCCCGTCCGGTTCGACGCGCTCGTCGAGGCGGTCGTCGACTGGGAGTCGGCCGGGCTCGCGCCGCCACGCGGCCACGAGGAGCGGGTCGCGACCGCGTTACACCACTCACATCTCCCGCAGTTGGCGGACGCGGGGGTCGTCGACTACGACGAGTCCGACGGCGTCGTTCGCTATCGCGGTTCGGAGACGCTGGAGCGCTACCTCGACGCGGCCCGGGACGACGACGCCTGA
- a CDS encoding prefoldin subunit beta, whose translation MQGNLPPEAQEKLEELQDLQETAQQVAVQKNEAESQLTEAQNALNELDDIDADTQMYREVGELLVATDYDEAQEDLDEKVDSLEIRVETLEKQEERVQEQFEELQGELQQMLGGAGGGGPMGGPGGA comes from the coding sequence ATGCAGGGTAATCTACCGCCGGAAGCCCAGGAGAAACTCGAGGAGCTACAGGACCTGCAGGAGACGGCCCAGCAGGTCGCCGTTCAGAAAAACGAGGCCGAGAGCCAGCTGACGGAGGCACAGAACGCGCTCAACGAGCTCGACGACATCGACGCGGACACGCAGATGTACCGCGAGGTCGGCGAACTGCTCGTCGCCACCGACTACGACGAGGCCCAGGAAGACTTAGACGAGAAGGTCGACAGCCTGGAGATCCGCGTCGAGACCCTCGAAAAGCAGGAGGAGCGCGTCCAGGAGCAGTTCGAGGAGCTGCAGGGCGAGCTCCAGCAGATGCTCGGCGGCGCGGGCGGCGGCGGTCCGATGGGCGGCCCCGGCGGCGCGTAG
- a CDS encoding DUF3194 domain-containing protein: MPTDDEVVRTAADAAEEVVFSRLDNGEVDDLDVTVTFEDGVLEVDVYVHAPDAEADEKRVADDAALAARGAVDDLFDE; this comes from the coding sequence ATGCCGACCGACGACGAGGTCGTTCGGACCGCAGCCGACGCGGCCGAAGAGGTCGTTTTTTCGCGGCTCGACAACGGCGAGGTCGACGACCTGGACGTGACGGTGACGTTCGAGGACGGCGTCCTCGAAGTGGACGTGTACGTCCACGCGCCGGACGCCGAGGCCGACGAGAAACGCGTCGCCGACGACGCGGCGCTGGCCGCCCGCGGCGCGGTCGACGACCTGTTCGACGAGTAG